The genomic segment ATGTCAACATTTAGATGGATTTTATTAACATTGTAATTAATTTCATCTACATACAGGGCTCTAAATCAGTGGATTCACTTGCTTCTGTAAGGAGTTTGTGAAATCAAAAGCTTAAAATCATAGTTGAAAATATATCAAATACGAGCGTCAAAATATTTCaacaaaaatgaaaaactaaATATATTCCTTGAAGCAAATGAAACTCCAGCAGATAACAGAATGGGAAACATAAGGAATGCAATGATAAGTGTTGTAAATAGAAGATGGAAGACCCACAATTGGCACTCCATCTATAGAGCCCTTTATCTTTCAGCCCCCAACTTTCGAATATCGATCCGTTCAGTCTGGTCTTGCATTGCCAGCCCCTCCGACACATCTGCAAGTGATTTGAGATTGCATTTGATCAATGCTTCAACAAAGAAACATGTTTCATCTTTGGTATTACCCTCCGGTACATCCACCACGAAGGATTCGATCACTAGTGTCCCAGGTCTTCCATCTATTATCTCCGGATGGACTGATATGATGGAAGAGTAGTTCTGTATCCAAAAGTATAAATTGAAGATCCAATGACTTAGTTGCAGGCTTTTTAATAATGCTTAGACAATCAACAACTATCTTCATCCACAAACACCAAGGGAATGCATTAAATTGCTTAGTTCATGTAGGATGAACCAAAATGATAGAGAAAAACCTGAAGTCGATGATCCCCACCGATAATCCTTATGCTTAGGATATGCTCATTATCATCTAGGAGTTCCAGTCTTTCAGTACTCGTAGTCGCCGGGAGTCCCGACTTGACATCCACTTCTCTAAGACTCCCAATTTCAAGGTTTCCTGGCGCCACACACCGGCTGACAAAGGGTTTATACTTCTGAGGTTCATCAAATCTTCTCACCAAAGACCATACCTGTAATGAAACAAAGCAATTTATGCATATTCTTGAAAATGAAAACTGAGAACACCAAGTATCCGGACATGAATATGATATTAGACCGACCCTTTAAATATACGAAAATGAACTGTATCATACCCGTATTTGAAATGATgatagataccaaattcacaagaaaaagaaagagctaaaattatggaaaaatgcATTGTTTGTAATCTACAGGATCAGAATATCCACTATTAGTTATTCTTGCCATTTTTCTGGCATATTCTACTTCCACTGAACCCCTCTAAAATACAAACCATTCATTTCGTAAGTCCAAattggactaaaataaaaatcattttgcAGACCATTCCTTTTAGTTCAACTAAATCTTAACCCCCATTGTTCCTAAAGGTAGCATCTATATATACCATCCAAATGAATAACTCAAACCAATCAAAATCCACATACTCGTTCACATGGTTTCAGTCATGCAGAGTGTTGTAAAGGGGTTGAAATTTTCTCAGAAAATGTTCTTCTCTTTTGGCCAATAGAAAATGTTGATAATAACAAGGATCACAAATCAAGGATTTAGCATTACAAAAGCATCTGAGAAGCAAATAAGAGAACTTTTTTAATATCAGATTTCAAGAGAATTCATATGAAAAATCAAAACGCAGATCAAGAGTTAATTGTACTCAATAAGAATCCGACAAACATTGAAAAACTCAACTCagagaagatgaaaaaaaaacaactagaaaaagaaaatcaatgatctttatttgtaaataaatcaaaaacaaaatttaaaagaagat from the Gossypium hirsutum isolate 1008001.06 chromosome D09, Gossypium_hirsutum_v2.1, whole genome shotgun sequence genome contains:
- the LOC107890765 gene encoding abscisic acid receptor PYL8 produces the protein MNVSSSAAATEYIKRHHRHEAGENQCSSALVKLIKAPLPLVWSLVRRFDEPQKYKPFVSRCVAPGNLEIGSLREVDVKSGLPATTSTERLELLDDNEHILSIRIIGGDHRLQNYSSIISVHPEIIDGRPGTLVIESFVVDVPEGNTKDETCFFVEALIKCNLKSLADVSEGLAMQDQTERIDIRKLGAER